A region of the Chryseobacterium cucumeris genome:
GAATCAGACCCCAAGATATGCACAGCCAGGTCTTCCGGGAGAAGAAGGGTATATCGTTTTCGAGCTTAAAATTTTGGCAGATGTAGGTCTGGTTGGGTTTCCGAATGCCGGAAAATCTACACTTTTAGCATCTGTTTCTGCGGCAAAACCAAAAATTGCCAATTATGCCTTTACGACACTGACTCCTAACCTCGGAATTGTTGATTACAGAAATTACAAATCATTTGTAATGGCTGATATTCCGGGTATTATTGAAGGAGCAGCAGAAGGAAAAGGTTTAGGACACAGATTCCTGAGACATATCGAAAGAAACTCTATCCTTTTATTCTTAATTCCGGCTGATTCCGAAGATCATTTCAATGAGTTTAAGATTCTTGAAAATGAACTGAAGGAGTACAATCCTGAACTTCTGGATAAAGATTTCATTATTTCCATTTCAAAATCTGACCTTCTGGATGATGAACTGAAAAAGGAAATTGCAGCAGAGTTCCCGGAAAACAAACAGCCTCTGTTCTTCTCAGGTGTTACCGGAGAAGGTCTCATGGAACTTAAGGATGCGATCTGGAAACAGTTGCACGGATAAAATATTGATTTATCAGTTGTAAAAACTGCGTCATAAAAAACAGCCTCAGATTTCTCTAAGGCTGTTTTTTTATAATGAATTTTCTTCTGCAATATTATTTTAAATTATTAGAAGGGTTTAAGAGATCAAGTAAAATTAAGATAAACCATTCTTATTTTTAAGCGTGAAGCGAAACCTTGTTCTTAATATTTTCATTAGATCTTACTGGTTCAATAAAATTAAACTGATTTAACATCAAAACAAAAGAAAATTTTCTCTTTTGGAACAATTATTGGGAGATCCTCTGAAATTGAAAAAAAATATGAAATATTTGCTAGCCATTTGTGCATTTGTATTTTTAACATCCTGTACAACCTCTCAAAAAGTAAATTCAAAATATGCTGCCCTTGAATATGAGGCGACTCCATGTTTTGGATTCTGTCCTGTTTTTAAAATGACGATCAATCCGGACAGAACTGCGGTTTTTGAAGCAGAACATTTTAATTTTAATGATAAACCTTCGAAAGATGAGTTTTCAAAGCCACGTGAAGGAACTTTTAAAGGAACCATTAAGAAAGAGGATTACAATAAATTAATCACTTTACTGGACGGATTAAATGTAAAAGGTTTGAATGATAAATACGGTGAACACAATATTACCGATCTTCCAACTTCCTATTTAAGAATCAAATTTGCTGACGGAACTTCAAAAAATGTAGAAGATTATGGAAAACGCGGAAGCGAGAAACTCTCAGAAGTGTACCAGTTTTTTGAGAATCTGAGAAAAAACCAGGAATGGACTAAAGTGAAATAAGTCTTATAAAAATATTTAAACTATCTTTACCGCAATAATTCCTTCTTTTGGGAGGAATTATTATTTTACAGAACTATTAACCATTCAAAAAAAACATGAAGAAGAACATTTTTTTCGCTCTGGCATTTGTTTTATCAACAATAAGTAATGCACAAACAACTTCCGAATCCATGAGCTTTGGAGTAAAAGGAGGATATACCTTATCCAGCATGAAATTCTTTAACACACAACTCGATTCAAAATCTTATTTCTACGCCGGAATCCTGGCCGAGCAACCTTTGTCCTCTAAATTTGGCTTGCAGGCTGAAGTATTATATACACAACTGGGTGGTAAAGACGCTTATCCCTGGTATGAGCTGGTAGGCAACGAAGTGGTAAACATGGGTAACATGAACTTTAATTATAAATTCAACCAGATACAGGTTCCCATTTCAGTAAAATATTATATTGTTCCGGAGCTTTCTGCTTCTGTAGGGATGAACTTAGGATTTAATATATCATCCAAAGTAAAAATGAATACTGTTTTTGATGAGGCTGAAACGCACAATTACGAATCTTTAAAAACCTTGAATTTATTTCCTTTTCTGGGTGCAGAATATAAGATTAATCAAAAGTTTTTTGTTGACGCCAGATACAATTTCAATTTTATAGAAATGAATAAAAGCAATGCAGTTCCCATTAAAATGGGATTTCTTCAGGCTGGCGTAGGATATAGATTTAAATAAACTGCAGATATCTAACAGAAAAAAATGGCGGCTCACATTCGGGCGGCCATTTCTGTTTTTCAATAGGCAATAAGTATAAAAAAGTGGAAAAAGATACTTAAAAATATTTAGACTACCTTTGCAGAATGTAATTCTTTCAGACTGAAGGAATTTTTATTTAAATTTTAAAATAATTCATTTGAATTTTACAGACTTAAACTTAATAGAACCTATTGCAAAAGCAATCCAGGAGCAGGGCTACACGACTCCGACTCCTATCCAGGAAAGATCTATTCCTGATATTTTAGAAGGCAGAGACTTTTTAGGTTGTGCGCAGACAGGAACAGGAAAAACAGCCGCTTTTTCCATCCCTATCCTACAGAATTTATCCAAAAATAAAATTCCCAATAAACATATAAAAGCCTTAATCCTTACCCCCACCAGAGAACTGGCCATTCAGATTGAGGAAAACATTAATGCTTACGGTAAATATCTTCCGTTAAAACAACTTGTTATTTTCGGAGGCGTAAAACAAGGAAATCAGGAAGCTGCTTTGAGAAAAGGGGTTGATATTCTGGTAGCAACACCAGGAAGACTTCTGGACTTTATTGCTCAGGGAATCATCAGCCTGAAAAACCTTGAAATTTTTGTTCTTGATGAAGCAGACAGAATGCTGGATATGGGATTTGTACATGATGTAAAAAGAGTTATTAAACTTTTACCTCAGAAGAGACAGACTTTATTCTTTTCGGCAACAATGCCGGCTGAAATTCAGAAACTGGCTAATTCTATCCTGAATAATCCTGTGAAAGTGGAGGTAACTCCGGTTTCTTCTACAGCAGATACCATCAAACAATCTGTATATTTTGTAGAAAAAGATAACAAACTGAATTTGCTTTCTCACATTCTTCAAAATGATATTTCAGATTCTGTACTGGTTTTTGCCAGAACGAAGCATGGCGCGGATAAGATTTCAAGAAAACTTCAGAAAGATAATATCTCTGCAGAAGCGATTCACGGTAACAAATCTCAGAATGCACGACAAAATGCGTTGAACAATTTCAAATCCGGAAAAACAAGGGTTCTTGTGGCGACAGATATTGCAGCCAGAGGAATTGATATTGATGAATTGAAGTTCGTAATCAATTTTGAACTGTCTGATGTTTCTGAAACCTATGTACACAGAATCGGAAGAACAGGAAGAGCCGGAGCTGAAGGAACCTCTATTTCTTTTGTAGACGGACTTGATCTTCTGAATTTAAAGAATACAGAAAAGCTGATCGGCAAAAAAATTCCTGTGATCAAGGATCATCCGTTCCATACAGATGATCTGGTGGCACAGAAGAGGGATTCGAATAATAAACCTGTTCCTGCCGGCGGCGGAAAGCCCAAAACAGAAAACAGTAATAATTCAAGGTCTAATAATAACCGTAAAAAGCCTTCTGCGGGAGCTTCTGTAGGTTTTAAAAAACCTAAGAATAAGAATTTCACAAGAAAAAAATAAAAAACAAACCCCTTTTCAGTGTTGAAAAGGGGTTTATTTATCTTATTATTAAAGCTTATATTGCTTAACCTGGCTGAATTCGGTAGAAGAATTGCAGGTTTTAATAGAGTCTGGAAGCTGGGAGCTGGAAGAAGGAAGTTATTGAGGTTATAACAATAACTGCCAGAAATTATAAGACTAACAGTAACCTCCAGCTTCTGTCTTCCAGCTTCCAGCCGCTTTACTTAAAAAGATTTTTTGCATTCTCTGTTGTGATACGGTCTATCTCTGTAAAGTCTTTTCCATAAATATTCACCAGTTTTCCGGCTACCAGATCAAGATAAGAACTTTCATTTCTTTTACCTCTGTGAGGAACCGGTGCGAGATAAGGAGAATCTGTTTCCAGAACAATTTTATCCAATGGAACTTCGTTCAGAAACTGATCTATTTTTCCATTTTTAAAAGTGACTACTCCACCGATTCCTAAGATAAAATTAAGATCAATGGCATGTTGTGCCTGTTCAAGATTCCCTGAAAAACAATGGAAAATCCCTCTTAATTTAGGATGTCTTTTTCTTTCCAGCACCTCAAATGTTTCGTCAAAACTTTCTCTTGTATGAATCACAATCGGAAGGTCTTTTTCTATGGCCCAGTCGATCTGCTGTTCGAAAGCTTTCACCTGGATATCGAGTGTTGTTTTATCCCAGTACAGATCTATTCCGATCTCTCCTATCGCAGGAAAATGTCTTTGATCAAGATAATTTTTTACGATTTCAAGTTCTTTTTCCCAGGATTCCTGTTTTACATAACAAGGATGTAATCCCATCATAGAAAAAATCTGCCCCGGATATTCTGTTTCCAGCTGCAGCATTTTCTCATGCGATTCAGAATCGATAGCAGGAAGATAAAATTCTGTTATTCCTTTGTCTAAAGCTCTCTGAATGGCTTCTTTTCTGTCTTCATCAAATTCTTCTGCGTATAGATGTGTGTGTGTATCAATCATTTTATTTAGTATTTTAACAGATCTTCATAAGGGTTTTCAAGTCCCAGCAATAATCCGAAAGCGGGTTCTGTTTTTATTCCCTGTTTTTTAAGTTCTATTATTTTCTGTTTAAATTCTTCTCCTTTTTCCTGTAATATTTTGTATTCAGCCATCATATGAAGATAGGCGTTTTGCTGTATTGTAGGCTTATTCTGTCCAAAGATCTCGATCGGGAAACCATCAAGCACAAAATTCAAAGTCATGCATTTTTCCCCGTTGATAATGGGATATTCAACGTCAACATCGTGAGGGATGAACCTGCTGAACATTAAATCATCCAGAAAGTCTTCTTCAAATCTTAAATCAACCTCAAAAATAATATCCAGATCACTTCCTGCTATATCTATTTCAATAGGAACAGTTCCTGCTAAAATAGGGGAATACTCTTTTAATTTCTCAAAAAAGCGATGCTTTGTAAGAAGTTCGTAAGCTTTTTTCTGTCTTTCATTGCCATTTCTGAGATAATCAATCTTGGTGAAATCAGGCATTTAAAATATTTTATGTTTTACCTTTTTGCGCTGGGCTTCAATTCTTTGATCCAGTTTTTCTCTGAATTCTATAAACTTTGGATCTTTCTTATCACTGGTTTTATGTTCAAGAGCTTTGATAATCTTAAAGTTTTCTTTGATAAAATTCTGGGTTTCTTCTGAAAAATAAGATCTTCCGAATTTCTCAAAAATATAATTAACCGCCTGTGTGCTGGGATGGATCATATCTTCCTTATAGAAACGGTAATCCCGCAGGTCATCCATTAAAATTTCATAAACAGGCAGATAATGACAGTCTTCAAACATTGAAATTGATTCATGAATAGCTGTAATCAGTTTCGATTTGCTTAATTGATTTTCTACCATTCCATCCTTGGTATGTCTTACGGGAGAAACGGTAAACAGGATTTGGACTCCTTCTTTACAAATGTCTTTAAGGTCCAGAATAGTCTGGTAAATTGAACTGGTAAGCTCCTGATGGGACAGCAGTCTTTTCTCAAAAAACTTTTGCGGAATTTTATGACAGTTGGCTACCAGTTTATTTTTGGGCAGAAACTCATAAATAAATGATGATCCATAAGTAATGATGATCCAGTCGGCTTCCTGAAGAAAGGCATTTCCCGCTTCAATAGCTCCATTAATCTTATCTAAGGTCTGATGAATATAACGGGTATCAAAACTGGTATGATGATCCAGAGAGATATATTCTTCATTGTAAGTAATCAGTTCCTCTTCTTCATAAAATGCAGAATCATGTAATCTGTTGATGGCATGATTGATGGAATAAGGATTAAAAATCGTCCCGAAAGGATTATTAAGGGTCTGAAGTTGTCCGTCCTGCAATAGATCTGTCATTTCAGAGGCAAAACATGATCCTATTGAGAATATTTTATCTTCAATCTCAATCTTCTTTTCTGATGCGGGAATATCAACTTCGGTTCTGAATTTCATTGTATACGGATTAGGTTGCAGGAAATAAGTAGCGGGCAAATTACTGTTACCTGCTACCTATCATCTGCTGCCTATATTAACTTTCTCTTCTCAACAAATAATTGGCCAGTTCAATAAAAGGTTTTTTCTTTTCTTCCGGCACATCAATTTTCTGAAGATAACTTTGTCCGATTTCATTGTGTTTTTCAATCAGTCGTAATGCTTTTTCATCCACTTTTGTTCTTCTGAAAATCTTTTCTACCCCGTACACTTTATCAACGTTTTCCGTCTTTTTAGAATACCAGTAGTCCAGTTCTTTTCTTTCTTCGTCTGTAGCGTGTTCTCTTGCTAACAGATACAGAACTGTTTTTTTATTTTCATAAATATCTCCGGCGTGTTTTTTCCCAAACTGTGCCTGATCTCCAAATACATCAAGATAATCATCCATAATCTGGAAGGCAATTCCGATATGTTTTCCGAAATTGAAAATAGCTTTCGCATCTTTAAAATCTGCTTTTGCAATCAAAGCTCCGATTTCAAATGAAGAAGCACTCAACACACCGGTTTTGTAGGTAATCATTCTGATATAATCATCAAAAGTAACGTCTTTCTGGGTTTCAAAGTTGATATCATACTGCTGTCCTTCGCAAAGCAAAAGCCCTGTGTGGGTAAATATTCTGATACAAGCTTTGAAGATTTCAGGTTCAAGATCTTCAAAGAACTTGTACGCTTTCAGCATCAGTCCGTCTCCGGAAAGAATTCCTACGTTAAGACCATGTAAAGTATGAATGGTAGGCTTGTTTCTTCTCAAAGGAGCTTCGTCCATAATATCATCATGGATCAGGGTGAAGTTATGGAAAAACTCGATAGCCAACGCTGGCTTGATGGCCTGTTTAAGATCTCCACCGAACATCTCACATGCCATCAGCACCATAATGGGACGAAGACGTTTTCCGCCATGGGAAATAATATAATTCATCGGCTCGTAGAGCTCCGAAGGTTTATCTTTAAAAGTATATTTAGTGATGGCATCTGCAACAATCTGCTGGTATCTGTCTAAAAATTCCATAAAATCTTATAATTTGAACAAAAATACGATTTTTCAAGGCTTTATAAAACAAAAAACTTTGCC
Encoded here:
- a CDS encoding DEAD/DEAH box helicase, whose translation is MNFTDLNLIEPIAKAIQEQGYTTPTPIQERSIPDILEGRDFLGCAQTGTGKTAAFSIPILQNLSKNKIPNKHIKALILTPTRELAIQIEENINAYGKYLPLKQLVIFGGVKQGNQEAALRKGVDILVATPGRLLDFIAQGIISLKNLEIFVLDEADRMLDMGFVHDVKRVIKLLPQKRQTLFFSATMPAEIQKLANSILNNPVKVEVTPVSSTADTIKQSVYFVEKDNKLNLLSHILQNDISDSVLVFARTKHGADKISRKLQKDNISAEAIHGNKSQNARQNALNNFKSGKTRVLVATDIAARGIDIDELKFVINFELSDVSETYVHRIGRTGRAGAEGTSISFVDGLDLLNLKNTEKLIGKKIPVIKDHPFHTDDLVAQKRDSNNKPVPAGGGKPKTENSNNSRSNNNRKKPSAGASVGFKKPKNKNFTRKK
- a CDS encoding DUF4269 domain-containing protein, with amino-acid sequence MPDFTKIDYLRNGNERQKKAYELLTKHRFFEKLKEYSPILAGTVPIEIDIAGSDLDIIFEVDLRFEEDFLDDLMFSRFIPHDVDVEYPIINGEKCMTLNFVLDGFPIEIFGQNKPTIQQNAYLHMMAEYKILQEKGEEFKQKIIELKKQGIKTEPAFGLLLGLENPYEDLLKY
- a CDS encoding GSCFA domain-containing protein, with protein sequence MKFRTEVDIPASEKKIEIEDKIFSIGSCFASEMTDLLQDGQLQTLNNPFGTIFNPYSINHAINRLHDSAFYEEEELITYNEEYISLDHHTSFDTRYIHQTLDKINGAIEAGNAFLQEADWIIITYGSSFIYEFLPKNKLVANCHKIPQKFFEKRLLSHQELTSSIYQTILDLKDICKEGVQILFTVSPVRHTKDGMVENQLSKSKLITAIHESISMFEDCHYLPVYEILMDDLRDYRFYKEDMIHPSTQAVNYIFEKFGRSYFSEETQNFIKENFKIIKALEHKTSDKKDPKFIEFREKLDQRIEAQRKKVKHKIF
- a CDS encoding porin family protein yields the protein MKKNIFFALAFVLSTISNAQTTSESMSFGVKGGYTLSSMKFFNTQLDSKSYFYAGILAEQPLSSKFGLQAEVLYTQLGGKDAYPWYELVGNEVVNMGNMNFNYKFNQIQVPISVKYYIVPELSASVGMNLGFNISSKVKMNTVFDEAETHNYESLKTLNLFPFLGAEYKINQKFFVDARYNFNFIEMNKSNAVPIKMGFLQAGVGYRFK
- a CDS encoding polyprenyl synthetase family protein — its product is MEFLDRYQQIVADAITKYTFKDKPSELYEPMNYIISHGGKRLRPIMVLMACEMFGGDLKQAIKPALAIEFFHNFTLIHDDIMDEAPLRRNKPTIHTLHGLNVGILSGDGLMLKAYKFFEDLEPEIFKACIRIFTHTGLLLCEGQQYDINFETQKDVTFDDYIRMITYKTGVLSASSFEIGALIAKADFKDAKAIFNFGKHIGIAFQIMDDYLDVFGDQAQFGKKHAGDIYENKKTVLYLLAREHATDEERKELDYWYSKKTENVDKVYGVEKIFRRTKVDEKALRLIEKHNEIGQSYLQKIDVPEEKKKPFIELANYLLRRES
- a CDS encoding TatD family hydrolase is translated as MIDTHTHLYAEEFDEDRKEAIQRALDKGITEFYLPAIDSESHEKMLQLETEYPGQIFSMMGLHPCYVKQESWEKELEIVKNYLDQRHFPAIGEIGIDLYWDKTTLDIQVKAFEQQIDWAIEKDLPIVIHTRESFDETFEVLERKRHPKLRGIFHCFSGNLEQAQHAIDLNFILGIGGVVTFKNGKIDQFLNEVPLDKIVLETDSPYLAPVPHRGKRNESSYLDLVAGKLVNIYGKDFTEIDRITTENAKNLFK
- the obgE gene encoding GTPase ObgE, producing MSNFVDYVKIHCKSGHGGAGSAHLRREKYIPKGGPDGGDGGRGGHIIMKGNANEWTLLPLRYTRHVKAERGENGGKNQLTGAYGADVYIEVPVGTIAKNEEGEIIGEILEDGQEIILMHGGKGGLGNEHFKSSTNQTPRYAQPGLPGEEGYIVFELKILADVGLVGFPNAGKSTLLASVSAAKPKIANYAFTTLTPNLGIVDYRNYKSFVMADIPGIIEGAAEGKGLGHRFLRHIERNSILLFLIPADSEDHFNEFKILENELKEYNPELLDKDFIISISKSDLLDDELKKEIAAEFPENKQPLFFSGVTGEGLMELKDAIWKQLHG
- a CDS encoding DUF6438 domain-containing protein, whose amino-acid sequence is MKYLLAICAFVFLTSCTTSQKVNSKYAALEYEATPCFGFCPVFKMTINPDRTAVFEAEHFNFNDKPSKDEFSKPREGTFKGTIKKEDYNKLITLLDGLNVKGLNDKYGEHNITDLPTSYLRIKFADGTSKNVEDYGKRGSEKLSEVYQFFENLRKNQEWTKVK